The Algoriphagus sanaruensis genome window below encodes:
- the hemA gene encoding glutamyl-tRNA reductase encodes MQTKFRALSLSHKTAPVQIRELISLDEESIQRILVKLKDFFSLSDALIISTCNRTEVYYKHELDLSTEIIKLLGLEKGITEVVNYLEYFETFNQDLEAITHLFRVSMGLEAQVIGDIQISNQVKRAYQTAADLQMAGPFLHRLMHTIFFTNKRVVQETAFRDGAASLSYATVELIESITANTYQPRVLLIGVGEIGEDVAKNMVYLPEAKVKITNRTKSKAEEIATPLGFEVVDFEKSYEAMEEADVIVCSIQKNEPFITKELVKKFSIPSYKLLIDLSVPRSIETSVEDVPGVILYNVDNIRSKTSEALQKRLDAIPVVEKIIEESISEFYDWRKEMMVSPTINKLKQSLEQIRQEELSRYLKNVEEKDYVLIDKITKSMLQKILKVPVVQLRAACKRDEAEEMIEIITDLFDLEKVKTEK; translated from the coding sequence ATGCAAACCAAGTTTAGAGCCCTTAGTTTATCACACAAAACCGCCCCTGTTCAGATCAGAGAATTGATTTCCCTTGACGAGGAATCGATTCAGCGTATTTTGGTAAAGCTTAAGGATTTTTTCAGTCTTTCTGATGCATTGATCATTTCTACTTGTAACAGAACAGAAGTTTATTACAAGCACGAACTCGACTTAAGCACAGAAATCATCAAGCTACTGGGTCTTGAAAAAGGCATTACTGAGGTAGTCAATTACCTAGAATACTTTGAAACATTCAATCAAGATTTAGAGGCAATCACCCATTTGTTTCGAGTTTCCATGGGTCTTGAGGCTCAAGTGATTGGAGATATTCAAATTTCCAATCAAGTCAAAAGAGCTTACCAAACGGCTGCTGATCTTCAAATGGCTGGACCGTTCCTTCATCGGTTGATGCACACCATTTTCTTTACTAACAAGCGAGTGGTACAAGAAACAGCATTTCGGGATGGCGCCGCATCTTTATCCTATGCTACGGTAGAATTGATTGAGAGCATCACGGCAAACACTTATCAACCTAGAGTTTTGTTAATTGGGGTAGGTGAAATTGGAGAGGATGTGGCAAAGAACATGGTTTATCTTCCTGAGGCGAAAGTCAAAATCACCAATAGAACCAAATCAAAGGCCGAAGAGATCGCTACTCCACTTGGTTTTGAAGTCGTGGATTTCGAAAAGTCCTATGAGGCTATGGAGGAAGCAGATGTGATCGTCTGCTCTATCCAGAAAAACGAGCCTTTCATCACCAAAGAGCTGGTTAAAAAGTTTTCGATTCCTAGCTACAAATTATTAATCGACCTTTCTGTCCCAAGAAGTATTGAAACTTCAGTTGAAGATGTCCCTGGCGTGATTCTATATAATGTGGACAATATCCGAAGCAAGACATCTGAAGCTTTGCAGAAAAGGTTAGATGCCATTCCCGTGGTCGAGAAAATCATTGAAGAAAGTATCTCAGAATTCTACGATTGGAGGAAAGAAATGATGGTATCTCCCACCATAAATAAACTCAAGCAATCCCTAGAGCAAATTAGACAAGAGGAACTAAGCAGGTATTTGAAAAATGTGGAGGAAAAAGATTATGTGTTGATCGATAAGATCACCAAAAGTATGCTTCAAAAAATCCTCAAAGTCCCGGTGGTTCAACTTAGAGCGGCTTGTAAACGAGATGAGGCAGAAGAAATGATTGAAATTATTACCGATCTATTTGATTTAGAAAAGGTAAAAACTGAGAAATAA
- a CDS encoding ComEA family DNA-binding protein: protein MIPFLVGLGFLPSGIRKFKDQQGEKTFQRYLHAIDSLEAAGFVLISSPLPGFDPRDTLPQNQRNRVKNTTTISFWEADSVTLQIVPGIGEKLAGRIIKYRDQLGGLHHADQLKEVFGLKEEAYLAIWEYFDFSPQIHSKIPINSIETQDLSKHPYISYGEAKVIVAFRNQHGRYTNPEDLLKIKIFKPEWVQKISPYLDFD from the coding sequence TTGATACCTTTTCTAGTCGGCTTAGGTTTTTTGCCTTCAGGAATTCGAAAATTCAAAGATCAACAAGGGGAGAAAACCTTTCAAAGATACCTTCATGCGATTGATAGTTTGGAGGCGGCAGGGTTTGTCCTCATTTCATCGCCTCTGCCGGGATTTGATCCTCGGGACACCCTGCCTCAAAATCAGAGAAATCGAGTTAAAAATACCACTACGATAAGTTTTTGGGAAGCGGATTCAGTCACGTTACAAATTGTACCGGGAATAGGAGAAAAACTTGCCGGCAGGATCATCAAATACCGCGATCAATTGGGAGGGTTGCATCATGCAGATCAATTAAAAGAGGTATTTGGATTAAAGGAGGAGGCCTATCTGGCCATTTGGGAATACTTTGATTTTTCACCTCAGATCCATTCCAAGATTCCCATAAATTCCATAGAAACCCAAGATCTTTCAAAACATCCTTACATCAGTTATGGAGAGGCGAAGGTAATTGTGGCGTTTAGGAATCAACATGGCCGATATACAAATCCTGAGGATCTTTTGAAGATTAAAATTTTTAAACCTGAATGGGTCCAAAAAATTTCTCCGTATTTGGATTTTGATTGA
- a CDS encoding type I restriction enzyme HsdR N-terminal domain-containing protein: MNQEDFPPFPFPQLTIPTFEPRLDFKEDKWWIFDSLRKKFLVLTPEEWVRQHWIQFLILGKNYPKGLFSIEKGMKYNSLQKRTDVLVFDRNGLPYLLIECKAPEVKLNAQVLSQAMTYLHRIECPHLILSNGLNHLVFSWSEKENKLLQSQDLPKSPN; encoded by the coding sequence ATGAATCAGGAAGATTTTCCGCCATTTCCCTTTCCCCAATTAACCATTCCGACCTTTGAACCTCGGCTGGATTTTAAGGAAGATAAATGGTGGATATTTGATTCATTAAGGAAAAAATTTCTTGTTCTCACTCCTGAGGAATGGGTCCGGCAGCATTGGATTCAATTTTTGATTTTGGGGAAAAATTACCCCAAAGGTCTGTTTTCAATCGAAAAGGGAATGAAATACAACTCCTTGCAAAAACGAACGGACGTCCTTGTCTTTGATCGAAATGGCTTGCCGTACTTACTCATCGAATGTAAAGCTCCGGAAGTCAAACTCAATGCTCAAGTTCTTTCCCAAGCAATGACTTACCTCCATCGGATCGAGTGCCCACATTTGATTTTAAGTAACGGGTTGAACCACTTGGTTTTTTCTTGGTCTGAAAAAGAAAATAAACTGTTACAATCTCAGGATTTACCTAAAAGTCCAAATTAA
- a CDS encoding Crp/Fnr family transcriptional regulator has product MSSHSHNTPCELCVSRKHSLFGDLPESQLCTISDHKNLISHRKGQILYYEGTKPLGIFCINSGVVKVYKTASNGKEQILHLAQKGDFLGYAALLGEENYTNSAMIIEDAKICFVPKETFLSTLLKNSEFFKRVTRQLSHELGVMEDKLTDATQKSIRERLAFVLLQLASSYGVEGGDSQKIDLILSREEIAGIVGTATESVIRLLSEFKKDNLIELDGKKIIVKDRRGLARLSDFYA; this is encoded by the coding sequence ATGAGTTCCCATTCGCACAATACCCCCTGTGAGCTTTGCGTCAGCAGAAAGCACTCTCTCTTTGGAGATTTACCTGAATCTCAATTATGCACTATTTCAGATCATAAAAATCTGATTTCTCACCGAAAAGGCCAGATTCTCTACTATGAAGGCACCAAGCCGCTTGGTATTTTCTGTATCAATTCGGGAGTTGTGAAAGTTTACAAAACAGCCTCCAATGGCAAAGAGCAAATTCTTCATCTAGCCCAAAAGGGTGATTTTCTAGGCTATGCAGCACTACTGGGTGAGGAAAATTACACCAATTCAGCAATGATCATTGAGGATGCCAAAATCTGTTTCGTTCCCAAAGAGACTTTCCTCAGTACACTCTTAAAAAACAGTGAGTTTTTTAAACGCGTCACTCGCCAACTCAGTCATGAACTTGGTGTAATGGAGGATAAATTGACTGATGCTACCCAAAAAAGTATTCGGGAGCGATTGGCTTTTGTGTTGCTTCAGCTTGCTAGTTCTTATGGAGTAGAAGGAGGTGATTCACAAAAGATCGATTTGATTTTAAGTCGTGAAGAAATTGCAGGAATTGTTGGAACCGCCACAGAATCTGTAATTCGCTTACTCTCAGAATTTAAAAAAGATAATCTGATCGAATTGGATGGTAAGAAAATCATCGTCAAGGATCGCCGTGGTTTAGCACGACTGTCAGATTTTTACGCTTGA
- a CDS encoding rhodanese-like domain-containing protein, which yields MKYKVFPKARILFFLALLSPGFAFTQSLAYRTLLSSLYDSEFPVLKPEQLSDLKSYQLLDAREKKEYEVSHLQDATWVGFETFSLKNVTDLDKNKPVVVYCTVGARSEEIGKKLKSAGFKQVYNLYGGIIHWVNEGNPVYQNGTKTNQVHTYSQPWGIWLTKGEKVYD from the coding sequence ATGAAATATAAAGTCTTCCCAAAAGCCCGAATTTTATTTTTTCTAGCCCTTCTTTCTCCCGGGTTTGCTTTTACCCAATCGCTTGCCTATCGAACTTTACTTTCCAGCTTATACGATTCTGAATTTCCTGTCCTAAAACCTGAACAGCTTAGTGATTTAAAATCATATCAGCTTTTGGACGCCCGCGAAAAGAAGGAGTATGAGGTAAGCCACCTGCAAGATGCAACTTGGGTGGGTTTTGAAACTTTTTCGCTGAAAAATGTCACGGATTTAGACAAAAACAAGCCTGTTGTAGTCTATTGTACAGTGGGAGCTCGTTCTGAAGAAATAGGGAAAAAATTGAAATCTGCCGGATTTAAGCAAGTCTATAATCTGTATGGAGGGATTATTCATTGGGTAAATGAAGGGAATCCTGTCTATCAGAATGGTACAAAAACAAATCAAGTCCATACTTATTCCCAACCTTGGGGTATTTGGCTCACTAAAGGTGAAAAAGTATACGATTGA
- a CDS encoding DUF547 domain-containing protein, whose product MSFQKIVALAFSFLVFSCQSSSLGMAGTTPPSHQIWDQLVKAHVKPSGMVDYKGFIKDKAKLEQYLKLISENAPDRKIWSKNQQLAYWINAYNAFTVKLIVDNYPTQSIRDLGPKLKIPLIRDVWHYKFFKIGGVESSLDEIEHSILRKEFDEPRIHFAINCASVSCPPLLNEAFMAEKLESQLQKVAVAFINDPTRNKINPEKVQISSIFSWFQGDFTKKGSLIDFLNQYSKVKIKSNAKVSHLDYNWNLNE is encoded by the coding sequence ATGTCATTCCAGAAAATTGTAGCACTTGCCTTTTCCTTTCTAGTTTTTTCTTGCCAAAGTTCTTCCTTAGGCATGGCAGGTACCACCCCGCCCAGTCACCAGATTTGGGATCAGTTGGTCAAAGCTCATGTCAAACCCAGCGGAATGGTGGATTACAAAGGATTCATCAAGGACAAAGCCAAGCTGGAGCAATATCTAAAGCTGATATCCGAAAATGCCCCTGATCGCAAAATCTGGTCTAAAAATCAGCAATTGGCCTACTGGATCAATGCTTATAATGCCTTCACGGTAAAGTTGATTGTGGATAATTATCCGACTCAAAGTATTCGTGACTTGGGTCCCAAATTGAAAATTCCCTTAATCAGGGATGTTTGGCATTATAAGTTTTTCAAAATCGGTGGAGTGGAGTCCAGCTTAGATGAAATCGAGCATTCGATTTTAAGAAAGGAATTTGACGAACCTCGAATTCATTTTGCCATTAATTGTGCTTCAGTTTCGTGTCCCCCTTTACTGAACGAGGCCTTTATGGCAGAGAAGTTAGAAAGCCAGCTTCAAAAAGTAGCAGTTGCGTTTATCAATGATCCAACTCGAAATAAAATCAATCCGGAAAAGGTTCAGATTTCCTCTATTTTCTCTTGGTTTCAAGGAGATTTTACTAAAAAAGGAAGTTTGATTGACTTCCTCAACCAATACTCTAAAGTAAAAATAAAATCCAACGCTAAAGTTTCTCACCTAGATTACAATTGGAACCTCAACGAGTAA
- a CDS encoding NAD(P)/FAD-dependent oxidoreductase translates to MSARHLVIIGNGISGITLARHVRKMDLDTRITVISGESDYFFSRTALMYVFMGHMKFEHTQPYESWFWEKNRIELKKVWVQKVEFSENVLVFDSGEKMAYDILVIATGSKPNKFGWPGQDLEGVQGLYSKQDLELMEKNTNQGVKRAVIVGGGLIGIEMAEMLAYKKIPVTFLVREKGFWDNVLPKEESELVGRHIREHHIDLQLETELKEILSDSKGRVRAVVTSLGEEISCEFVGLTAGVSPNVDFLRNTELKVNRGVKVDAFFQTNIPDVYAIGDCAEFENPPAADRRTIEQVWYTGRMHGETLAHNLCKRPVPYQPGIWFNSAKFLDIEYQTYGTVPPKWDDSELESFYWEHSSGKVCFRMFMNTAGQILGINNFGFRLRHEFFDQAIREKWSGEKVIAKLDKANFDPEFFAPYYMEIQKAFKEQFGGNFQPAKKSFIQKLFGASV, encoded by the coding sequence ATGTCCGCACGTCACCTTGTCATCATTGGAAATGGAATTTCGGGAATTACCCTAGCCCGACACGTTCGGAAAATGGATTTGGATACCCGAATCACGGTCATTTCTGGTGAGTCTGACTACTTTTTTTCCCGCACCGCGTTGATGTACGTCTTCATGGGGCACATGAAGTTTGAGCATACTCAACCCTATGAGTCTTGGTTTTGGGAGAAAAATCGGATCGAATTGAAGAAGGTTTGGGTTCAAAAAGTGGAGTTTAGCGAAAATGTTTTAGTTTTTGATTCCGGAGAAAAAATGGCTTATGATATTTTGGTCATCGCGACCGGTTCCAAACCCAATAAATTCGGCTGGCCAGGTCAGGATCTCGAGGGAGTACAAGGCTTGTATTCCAAGCAGGATTTGGAGCTGATGGAGAAAAATACGAATCAGGGAGTTAAGCGGGCAGTGATCGTAGGCGGTGGTTTGATCGGGATTGAGATGGCCGAAATGCTGGCTTACAAGAAAATCCCTGTGACTTTTTTGGTGCGTGAAAAAGGATTTTGGGATAATGTTTTACCTAAAGAAGAGTCCGAATTGGTGGGGAGACATATCCGCGAGCATCATATCGACTTACAGTTGGAGACCGAATTGAAGGAGATATTATCTGATTCCAAGGGCCGAGTACGGGCAGTTGTCACCTCATTGGGAGAAGAGATTTCCTGTGAGTTTGTGGGATTGACTGCAGGGGTGTCACCGAATGTGGATTTTCTCAGAAATACTGAGTTGAAGGTGAATCGAGGAGTGAAAGTGGATGCTTTCTTTCAGACCAATATCCCGGATGTCTATGCCATCGGGGATTGTGCGGAGTTTGAAAATCCGCCAGCTGCCGACCGAAGGACCATCGAGCAAGTCTGGTACACGGGAAGAATGCATGGAGAAACCTTGGCACATAACCTTTGCAAAAGACCTGTTCCCTACCAACCTGGGATTTGGTTCAACTCTGCCAAATTCTTGGATATCGAGTACCAAACCTATGGCACGGTCCCACCAAAATGGGACGATTCGGAGCTCGAAAGTTTCTACTGGGAGCATTCCTCAGGAAAAGTCTGCTTTCGCATGTTCATGAATACAGCAGGTCAAATTCTCGGCATCAACAATTTTGGTTTCCGACTCCGACATGAGTTCTTTGATCAGGCAATCCGGGAAAAGTGGTCTGGAGAAAAAGTGATTGCCAAGCTCGACAAAGCTAACTTCGATCCGGAGTTTTTTGCCCCTTACTACATGGAGATCCAAAAGGCCTTCAAAGAGCAATTCGGAGGAAACTTTCAGCCTGCCAAAAAATCATTCATCCAAAAACTATTCGGAGCAAGCGTATGA
- a CDS encoding 4Fe-4S binding protein produces MKTIEKIGLGLFLIGLAVFTAVPFLGNYTLSEELVLANTKDIHQEKMAEILAPMYGQEYGSNFSFLSAFGENFNTYNDNLKAQQLWDQVIWDDYGFALAKAAASSPVRDNPWLWLGLSIGLAALGGYLYNFRQYSDEPSGIKNNGIFHSKLKNKGWLGMITGGYLILFYILLYWFPAYLVNLVWMVEPVSKLLSGGPASQWFLYGLVYTLAILVMGVRMFRKYRGNKYQQLRTASVMFFQTAFAFLIPEILVLLNQPYFDFKNIWPLDYDFFYDYQISTFLSGGGMGMFMLIWGILLIIVGVPVFTYFYGKRWYCSWVCGCGGLAETVGDPFRQLSDKSLKAWKYERWIIHSVLVLAVVITAVTIANYFSGFSFLGNVTNQLHSFYGFAIGSAFAGVVGTGFYPFMGNRVWCRFGCPLAAYLGIVQRFKSRFRITTNGGQCISCGNCSTYCEMGIDVRAYAQKGQNIVRSSCVGCGVCSAVCPRGVLKLENGPEENRIIDLPIIIGNDSIKLNA; encoded by the coding sequence ATGAAGACGATCGAAAAAATAGGATTAGGATTGTTTCTGATCGGATTGGCTGTATTTACGGCGGTTCCTTTTTTGGGAAACTATACCCTGAGTGAAGAATTGGTTTTGGCCAATACCAAAGATATCCATCAAGAGAAAATGGCCGAAATTCTCGCTCCGATGTACGGTCAAGAATATGGGTCTAACTTCTCCTTTCTATCTGCTTTTGGAGAAAACTTCAATACCTACAATGACAACTTGAAAGCCCAGCAACTCTGGGATCAGGTCATTTGGGATGATTATGGGTTTGCCTTGGCCAAGGCTGCCGCAAGCAGTCCAGTCAGAGATAATCCTTGGCTTTGGTTGGGTTTATCCATCGGATTGGCTGCATTAGGAGGTTATTTGTACAATTTCAGGCAGTATTCCGATGAACCTTCAGGAATTAAAAACAACGGAATTTTCCACTCCAAACTAAAAAATAAAGGTTGGTTGGGGATGATCACCGGAGGCTACCTGATTCTCTTTTACATCTTGCTTTATTGGTTTCCGGCCTATTTGGTCAACTTGGTTTGGATGGTTGAGCCTGTTTCCAAATTGCTTTCCGGCGGTCCTGCCAGCCAGTGGTTTTTGTATGGCTTGGTGTATACGCTGGCGATTTTGGTGATGGGCGTTCGGATGTTTAGAAAATACCGAGGCAACAAATACCAGCAACTTCGCACGGCCTCGGTGATGTTTTTCCAGACGGCTTTTGCCTTTCTGATTCCCGAAATCCTCGTCCTTTTAAATCAACCTTATTTCGATTTCAAGAATATCTGGCCGCTCGATTATGATTTTTTCTACGATTACCAGATTTCTACATTTCTCTCCGGTGGAGGCATGGGCATGTTTATGCTGATTTGGGGGATTTTACTGATTATCGTAGGTGTGCCGGTTTTTACTTATTTCTATGGAAAGCGCTGGTACTGCTCTTGGGTTTGCGGATGTGGAGGCTTAGCGGAGACGGTCGGAGATCCTTTTCGTCAGCTTTCTGACAAGTCACTAAAAGCCTGGAAATACGAGCGATGGATTATTCACAGCGTGTTGGTTTTGGCAGTGGTGATTACTGCCGTGACGATCGCCAACTACTTTTCCGGCTTTAGCTTTTTGGGTAATGTGACCAATCAGCTCCATTCGTTTTATGGTTTTGCAATCGGTTCTGCCTTCGCAGGAGTAGTGGGGACGGGATTTTATCCCTTTATGGGAAATCGGGTTTGGTGCAGATTTGGATGTCCTTTGGCGGCGTATCTCGGGATTGTTCAGCGCTTTAAGTCTCGATTCCGCATTACTACAAATGGCGGTCAGTGTATTTCCTGCGGTAATTGCTCCACGTATTGCGAAATGGGAATTGATGTTCGCGCGTATGCCCAAAAAGGCCAAAACATCGTTCGCTCCTCCTGTGTTGGATGTGGCGTGTGCTCCGCTGTGTGTCCTCGTGGGGTGTTGAAATTGGAAAACGGGCCGGAAGAGAACCGAATTATCGATTTGCCTATTATTATTGGCAACGATTCCATCAAGCTCAACGCCTAA
- a CDS encoding cellulose synthase family protein, with the protein MIILYFLCGLYFLGMLFILIYSLAQGHLLFHFLKARKEWVSTPQVTPSSWPKVTVQLPIYNELYVVERLIEAASKLNYPKELLEIQILDDSTDQTVDLIQAKLKEYPEINFRYLHRTVRKGFKAGALREGLEQASGEFIAIFDADFVPDPDFLLKTIPFFSSEKIGMVQTRWTHLNQDYSLLTRLQAFALDAHFFIEQMGRNRQGAFINFNGTGGIWRKSCILDAGNWHDDTLTEDLDLSYRAQRKGWQFVYRPEIKSPAELPPIMSAVKSQQFRWTKGGAECAVKHAGKVSQEKLPFRIKFHSFSHLFNSTIFIAVLLTSLSSIGVWWAGVQGLIPEWMVRLSGIFLIGFVLIAGVYLASYFIARKSFLSSFFGVIWQLPLFLSVSMGLALHNAQAVWEGLTGKKSPFIRTPKFNLESGKVSLSSNRYILHRMPITTWFEGLLAMVFWVMVGLAFREGNFLFLPFHAMLAFGYTLVFVSSFKSYGLGR; encoded by the coding sequence ATGATTATCCTCTATTTCCTTTGCGGACTGTATTTCTTGGGAATGCTTTTTATCCTGATTTACAGTTTGGCGCAGGGGCATTTGTTGTTTCATTTTCTGAAAGCCCGGAAAGAATGGGTTTCCACACCTCAAGTCACGCCTTCCAGCTGGCCAAAAGTCACCGTTCAACTTCCCATTTACAACGAACTCTATGTCGTCGAACGATTGATTGAGGCTGCCTCAAAGTTGAATTATCCCAAGGAATTACTCGAAATCCAAATTTTGGATGACAGTACCGATCAGACTGTGGACTTGATCCAAGCCAAACTAAAAGAATACCCTGAAATCAACTTCCGCTATTTGCATCGAACGGTTCGAAAAGGTTTTAAGGCCGGAGCACTTCGTGAAGGATTGGAGCAAGCTTCAGGAGAATTCATTGCCATTTTCGATGCGGACTTTGTGCCCGATCCGGACTTTTTGCTGAAGACGATTCCTTTTTTCTCCTCGGAAAAAATCGGGATGGTTCAGACTCGATGGACGCATTTGAACCAAGACTATTCACTCTTGACCCGATTGCAGGCCTTTGCCTTGGATGCGCATTTCTTCATCGAGCAGATGGGGCGAAACCGTCAAGGGGCTTTTATCAATTTCAATGGCACAGGAGGAATCTGGCGAAAAAGCTGCATCCTCGATGCGGGCAACTGGCACGATGATACCTTGACGGAAGATTTGGACTTGAGCTATCGGGCCCAGCGAAAAGGCTGGCAGTTTGTCTATCGCCCCGAGATCAAATCTCCTGCGGAACTCCCACCGATCATGTCTGCCGTGAAGTCCCAACAATTCCGCTGGACAAAAGGTGGGGCCGAATGTGCCGTAAAGCATGCAGGAAAGGTGAGTCAGGAAAAATTACCTTTTCGGATCAAGTTTCATTCCTTTTCCCATTTATTCAATTCCACGATTTTCATTGCGGTATTGCTGACGAGTTTGAGTAGCATTGGCGTGTGGTGGGCTGGAGTGCAGGGGTTGATTCCGGAGTGGATGGTAAGGCTTTCGGGGATTTTCCTGATTGGGTTTGTCTTGATTGCTGGCGTTTATCTGGCCTCGTATTTTATTGCCAGAAAGTCATTTCTGTCTTCCTTTTTCGGAGTGATTTGGCAATTACCGCTGTTCCTTTCCGTGTCTATGGGGCTGGCTTTGCACAATGCCCAAGCAGTTTGGGAAGGCTTGACCGGAAAAAAATCCCCCTTTATCCGCACCCCAAAATTCAATCTCGAATCCGGGAAAGTTTCTTTGAGCTCCAATCGATATATCCTGCATCGCATGCCGATTACCACGTGGTTTGAAGGGCTTTTGGCAATGGTATTTTGGGTGATGGTGGGATTGGCATTCCGTGAGGGAAATTTCCTGTTTCTACCATTTCATGCCATGCTCGCCTTCGGTTATACCTTGGTCTTTGTCTCCTCCTTTAAATCCTACGGCCTCGGTCGATAA
- a CDS encoding glycosyltransferase family 2 protein yields MNHPPIIDVIIPAYNEEKSIPKVIAEIPKFVRNIVVVNNNSTDRTQQAAEGAGAKVVFEPQKGYGKACLTAMDWLKKQEIQPDIVVFLDGDYSDYPEEMSDLVQPILDGKADMVIGSRALGQREIGSMTLPQVFGNWLATTMMKYIQGAKFSDLGPFRAIVWRKLLDLNMVDQNFGWTIEMQIKAHKAGLRYTEVPVNYRKRIGVSKVSGTVKGVIGAGYKIIFTIFKYW; encoded by the coding sequence ATGAATCACCCGCCGATTATTGACGTCATTATTCCTGCGTACAACGAGGAAAAGTCCATCCCAAAAGTCATTGCTGAGATTCCAAAGTTTGTCCGCAACATCGTCGTAGTCAACAATAATTCCACCGATCGAACACAACAAGCCGCAGAAGGAGCAGGGGCCAAAGTCGTCTTCGAACCTCAAAAAGGCTACGGAAAAGCCTGCTTGACTGCGATGGACTGGCTCAAAAAGCAGGAAATCCAACCGGATATCGTGGTTTTTTTGGATGGGGATTACAGTGACTATCCCGAGGAGATGAGCGATTTGGTACAGCCGATTTTGGATGGGAAAGCCGATATGGTGATCGGGTCAAGAGCCTTGGGGCAACGGGAAATTGGATCAATGACCCTACCTCAAGTTTTTGGTAACTGGCTGGCGACGACGATGATGAAGTACATTCAAGGGGCAAAATTCTCTGATTTGGGGCCTTTTCGGGCAATTGTTTGGAGAAAGCTTTTGGACTTGAATATGGTCGATCAAAACTTTGGCTGGACCATCGAGATGCAGATCAAAGCCCACAAAGCCGGATTGCGCTACACTGAAGTGCCGGTCAACTATCGTAAGCGCATCGGCGTGTCAAAAGTCAGCGGCACGGTCAAAGGTGTGATTGGAGCGGGGTATAAGATTATTTTTACGATCTTCAAGTATTGGTAA